From Abyssibius alkaniclasticus:
CTGTTGTAATGCCCGCGCGCCTGAACGCCTCCTCGGATGCCGGACCAAGGTTGCGGATTGTGGAAATCGCGCTCATTTGGTGGGAAAGGCGGTTCCGCTCAGACCGGCCGCAAATTCGCGCAGCACCTGCGGATAGAGCATATGTTCGCGCTTGAGCAGCCGGGCGGCAAGGGTTTCCGGCGTGTCATCGGGGTCGATATCCATAGTCGATTGCCCAAGGATCGGCCCGCCATCGAGCGTTTCATCGACCAGATGCACGGTGCAGCCATGCACGGCCATGCCTGCCGCCAATGCCCGTTCATGCGTGTGCAGCCCGGGAAAGAGCGGCAGGATCGAGGGGTGGATGTTCAGAATCTTGCCCGCCCAGTTGCGCACAAATTCGGGCGACAGGATGCGCATGAAGCCGGCAAGGCAAATAATGTCGGGCTTTGCGCGGCTCAGCTCTGTGTGCAACGCCGCCTCGAAGTTGGCACGGTTCTTGGGAAAGTTGCGATGATCGACCACCGCAGTTGCGACACCGCGCGCCGCGGCCCGCGCCAGCCCGCCCGAGTCGGGGTTATTGGACAGGACAAGCACCGGTTCGGCGGGGTGATCTTCGGTAGCCATATCGTTGAGCAGCGCCAGCATGTTCGAGCCGCCGCCCGAAATGAGGATGGCAACCCGTTTGCGCATTATGCCAGCACCCCGGCATAGCGAATACCTTCGCCATCCGTGACCGTGCCCAGCGTGACCACTTTTTCGCCCGCCGCCTCGCACACCGCGCGCAGCGTATTCGCCTCGTCAGGCGAAACAACCGCGATCATGCCAATGCCGCAGTTGAAGGTTTTGAGCAATTCGGCCTGCTCCAGCCCCGCGGTTGCGTTCAGCCATGCAAAAACAGGCGGCAGCGTCCAGGCTTCCAGGTTGATGTCTGCTCCAAGACCTTCGGGCAATACGCGCGGCAGGTTTTCGGTAAGGCCGCCGCCGGTGATATGCGCCAGACCATGCACACCACCAGTGCGGATCGCGGCCAGCGCGGCGGCCACATAAATGCGCGTGGGTGCAAGCAGGGCGGCGCCAAGGCTTTCGGCCTGGTCGTCGAAGGGGCAGGGGGCATCCCAGCCCAGCCCGGTTGTTTCTACAATCTTGCGCACCAGCGAATAGCCGTTGGAATGCACGCCATTGCTGGCAAGGCCAAGCAAAACATCGCCCGCCGCTACATTGGCGGGCAGGGCGGTGCCACGCTCCATCGCGCCAACGGCAAAACCTGCAAGGTCAAAATCGCCCGCATCATACATGCCGGGCATTTCGGCGGTTTCCCCGCCGATCAGCGCCGCACCAGCCGCTTTGCAGCCAGAAGCGATGCCGTTGATGACGGCGGCCGCCTCATCCACCGCAAGCTTGCCGGTGGCGAAATAATCGAGAAAGAACAGCGGCTCGGCACCCTGGCAGACAAGGTCGTTCACGCACATGGCGACAAGGTCAATGCCGACGGTGTCGACAATGCCGGTATCAATCGCAATGCGCAGCTTGGTGCCAACACCATCGGTGGCCGCCACCAGAACCGGGTCGGAATATCCGGCGGCTTTTAGATCGAACAGCGCGCCGAACCCGCCTAGCCCGGCCATCGTGCCGGGGCGGTCGGTTGCTTTTGCGGCAGGTTTGATCCGCTCGACCAGCGCATTGCCGGCATCAATATCGACGCCTGCATCGGCATAGGTCATTCCGTTTGGTATGGTCATTGTCACCCCATCGCTGCGCTTCTCGATGGGTTAACCCATCGCGGCGCGGGGTTCAATGTGGTGCGTGCGTGGCGCGCTACATTTAGCCAGCCGCCGCGACAACGGCCTTGCCGATTGCCACGGCCGCCGGGCGGTTGGTGCGTGAAAAGGCACGGTGGAACTTGGCCGTAAACTGGCCAGAGTCATGCGGAAACGCGATATTCGTGAAGATGGCACCGCTTTCGCCGCGCACGGCTTTCCCGCGAAGGCCCGCCAATGCAATGGCCTGAGCCGATTTCACCGAGTCAACGGCCACCGCCAAGGTCGACCATTTTGGCGCAACCTCTGCCACAAGTATATGCGAAGATGTCAGCCCAACGATATAATGTTTGGTTAACTTTTGCGTCATCAACACGCCCGGAACGATGGCCAGCGCAAAGAATGGCAACATATACAGAATGTTGGGCTGCTTTATGCCATAGGCGGCTTGCGAAATGTCTTGCCCTGCGGCGATCGGGGCCAGAATTTCATGCATCATTTCTTCGGTCAACTTGGCCATTGTTACGCTCCTACTGCACTTGATACATGCTAAAATAGTTTTACCATACGGTAAAGATATTCGATGCGCCCAAAGCCGACACAATACTTGACGGCGCGGCTCAAACAGCTATGCATTGCGCCGGCGGGCCTGTAGCTCAACGGTTAGAGCAGAGCGCTCATAACGCTTTGGTTGGGGGTTCAAATCCCTCCGGGCCTACCATTTCGCTTTCCATTTCCCGCCAAACCCCCTAGACGGGCGCCCCAAGCCACAAAAAGAGGCCAGAAATGGACCGACTGACCACGATTGCCGATTTTGCCAAACGTATGGCGCTGCCAAGCCTGACGGGTGATCGGCTTACGCCGACTCAGGCGCGCATCGATGTGCTGTCGGGCCTGACCGTGGCGCTGGCGCTGGTGCCCGAAGCGGTGGCTTTCGCCTTTGTGGCCGGCGTGCAGCCAATGGTCGGGCTTTATGCGGCCTTCATCGTGGGGCTGATTACCGCCCTCATCGGCGGACGGCCGGGCATGATTTCGGGTGCAACCGGCGCGCTGGCGGTGGTCATGGTCGCGCTGGTGGCCGATCATGGTGTGCAATATCTGTTCGCAACCGTGGTGTTGATGGGCATTTTGCAAATTACCGCCGGTGTGTTGCGGCTGGGCAAGTTCATCCGCATGGTGCCGCACCCCGTTATGCTCGGCTTTGTAAACGGTCTGGCAATCGTCATTTTTCTGGCCCAGCTCGAGCAGTTCAAAGTGCCAGATGCCACCGGCGGAACCGAGTGGATGGACCTGCCAACACTGGCGCTTATGCTTGGCCTTGTCGTGCTGACAATGGCGCTGATCTGGCTCACGCCCAAGCTGACCCGTGCCATACCGGCACCGCTTGCTGCGATTGGCGCGGTGGCGGTTCTTGTCATCCTGCTCGATATCCCCGTGCCGCGCGTGGGTGATCTGGCCAGCCTCAAGGGCGGATTGCCCGAATTTGCTGTGCCCAGCGTGCCGTTCACTTGGGAAACATTCAAAATCATCCTGCCTTATTCGATTATTCTTGCGGCAATCGGGCTTATCGAAAGCCTGCTCACGCTCAATCTTGTGGGTGAGATTACCAACAAGCGCGGCGGGGCCAGCCAGGAATGCGTGGCGCAGGGCGTGGCGAACACCGTGACCGGGTTTTTCGGCGGCATGGGCGGCTGTGCGATGATCGGGCAAAGCATGATCAACGTCAAAAGCGGCGGGCGCACACGGCTTGCCGGCATTGCGGCGGCGCTGTTCTTGCTTAGCTTCATTCTGTTCGCCAGCCCGCTGATCGAGCAAATTCCGCTGGCGGCGCTTGTCGGCGTGATGTTCATGGTGGTGATCGGCACATTTGCATGGCAGAGCCTTCGCATTCTGCGCATCATCCCGCGCGCCGATGCTTTCGTGATTGTTCTGGTGACCGCCGTCACCGTTTATGAAGACCTGGCCATTGCCGTTGTTGTGGGTGTGATCGTTTCGGCGCTTGTCTATTCCTGGAACGCCGCCTCGCGCATTCATGCGCGTGTGCGCAATTCGGCCACCAGCCCCGGCGCGCGGGTATACGAGCTTGAAGGCCCGCTGTTTTTTGGTTCGGCCACGCGCTTTCAGGAATTGTTCGATATCGAAAATGACCCGGAGCTGGTGATTGTCGATTTCATGGGTTCGCGCGTGGTTGACCAATCGGCCCTTCAGGCGATTGAGGCGGTGGCCGCAAAATACGCCGAAGCAGGCAAGCGGCTGCAATTGCGCCACCTGACGCATGATTGCCACCAATTGTTAAGCTCGGCCGGGCAGCTGATTGTCGATGCCGATGATGACCCGGATTATGCGCTGGCGGTCGATTACGATGTGCGCCTTGGCCGGCTTGGCAGCCATTAGCGCGGCAGGCGCAGGCTGGCGCGCAGCCCGCCAAGCTCGATGCTGACACCCAGTTCAAGCGCGCCGCCATGACTGCGCGCCGCGTCGGTGGCGATTGACAGGCCAAGCCCGACACCGCCACCCTTGTTCTGGTTGCGCGCCTCATCCAGCCGCGTGAAGGGCCGCACGGCGCGGGCGCGGTCGGCCTCGGCAATGCCGGGGCCGTTATCTTCCACCACAAATTCCACTGCTTTTGGTAAAAGCCGCAGCGTCAGCCGCACGCGGGTGCCATAGCGCACGGCGTTGTTCACAAGGTTTTGCACAGCCCGCTCGATCGCGCCGCTGCGCATCGTGGTAATGGCGCTTTCAGATGTCGGGTTGAAGACCTGCATTGTCACTTCGGGCATTCCGGTGGTGGGCAGGCCGCGCCGCGTTGCCTCGACCACGGCTTCGGCCAGCGCCAGCGCGTCGGTCTCGCGCAAATCATCGGCCGCCTCGCCCTTGGCAAAGGCAAGAAACTCGTCAAGCATGGCTTCCATCTCGGCCAGATCGCGGCGCATGGCGGCGGTATCCTCGTCATCTTCCAGAAATTCGGCGGCCAGCTTGAGCCGGGTAAGCGGTGTGCGCAAATCATGGCTGATCGAGCTGAGCATGGCCGTGCGCTGGCCCATTTGCCGTTCCAGCCGTGTGCGCATGGCCAAAAAGGCAAAGATCGCGCGGCGCACCTCCTCGGCCCCGCTGGGGGTGATCGGCAGAACCTGCCCCTTGCCAAAGGCGCTGGAAACTTCGGCCAGGCGGCGAATGGGGCGTGTCTGCAAGCGCAAGAACGCCATCGAAATGAGAATGAGCAGAATGGATGCAAAGATCATCAGCACCAAAAGCTGGTGGGCATTGCGCGCCGAAACCCGGCTGCGCGGCAAATCGACAAACAGGCGCACATCGCCCGTATCGATGACAAGCCGCACCAGGAATTCGCTCTGTGTCAGGTCGATGCGCACCGGGGCTTTCAGCCGGGCGGAAAGCTCGCGTATCAGCACGCGGCCCGAAAGGTCATACCAGTTATGCAGGTTCTCGGCCGGCAGTGGCCCGTCGCCCAGCGCAATCTCAAGCCCGAAATCCTGCGCCAGATCGGCCAGCGGCGCGCCGCCCTCGGCGCGCACCTGGTCGATGATGTGGTTCAGTTCCAGCACCACGCCTTCGGTCATCTGCCGCGTGACACCGGCAAAATGGCGGTTGATGAAGACAAGCCCGACAATCAGTTGCAGGCTGATCATCGGCATGATCAATATAAGCAGTGTTCGGAAAAACAGCCGTTTGGGCAGATAATTTTTAAGACCATGCTTTGCCATAGACCAGCGATAATCAGGCAAAGCGCCGCTGGCAAGAGAGGGTGACATGCAAACACCGTTTGATTTGACCCATGCGCCGCCTATCGGCATGGCAGAAACGCTGGCGCCGGGCTTGCAGGTGGTTACCGCGCCCAATGCTAGCCCGATGACCTTTACCGGCACACGCAGCTATATTCTGGGCGATGATGACGTGGCGTTGATCGACCCCGGCCCGCTGGATGCCGCGCATGAAACTGCCCTTCTGGCCGCGCTTGGCGGGCGACGAGTTGGCCATATTCTTGTAACCCATGCGCATGTAGACCATTCGCCATTGGCGCAACGCCTGAGCCAGCGGCTCGATGCGCCGGTGCTTGGCTTTGGCCCCGCCCATGCGGGCCGCTCGCCGCTGATGGCACAGCTTGCCAGTGCAGCCGAACTTGGCGGGGCCGAGGGGATTGACGCAGGCTTCACCCCGCATCAAACCCTTGCCGATGGAGATATTATCAGCGGCAAGGGCTGGGCCTTGCGCGCAATGCATACACCCGGCCACCTGTCCAACCATCTGTGCTTTGCATGGGATGATGCCCGCACGCTGTTTTCGGGCGACCATGTCATGGGCTGGGCCAGCACGCTCATCTCTCCGCCCGATGGCGACCTTGCCGCCTTCATGCACAGTCTGGAGCGGCTCGAATCAATGCCCGGCTATCGGTATTACCCCGGTCATGGCGCCCCTGTGGCCGATGGCTTGGCCATTGCGCGCCACCTGGCCGCGCATCGCCGCAACCGGGCAGACCAGATCCTGACAGCACTTGCCGCGCACCCGGCAACGCCCGCAGAACTGGTTGCACGCATCTATACCGACATCCCCCCGGCCCTGCACGGGGCAGCGGCGCGCAATGTGCTGGCGCATTTGCTTGATGAACTGGCGAAAGGCCGCATTACCCATAGCGGCGCGTTGAAATCCGATGCGGTTTTTTTCATACAATCCCAACACTTTAGCAAATAGATGCGCAAATTCGCCATATTCCTCTTGTGAGGGTTTTAGCCCTTTGCTATATCCACCCCGCACGCCAATTGGCGGCTATTCCGGCGTAGCTCAGCG
This genomic window contains:
- the purN gene encoding phosphoribosylglycinamide formyltransferase encodes the protein MRKRVAILISGGGSNMLALLNDMATEDHPAEPVLVLSNNPDSGGLARAAARGVATAVVDHRNFPKNRANFEAALHTELSRAKPDIICLAGFMRILSPEFVRNWAGKILNIHPSILPLFPGLHTHERALAAGMAVHGCTVHLVDETLDGGPILGQSTMDIDPDDTPETLAARLLKREHMLYPQVLREFAAGLSGTAFPTK
- the purM gene encoding phosphoribosylformylglycinamidine cyclo-ligase, which produces MTIPNGMTYADAGVDIDAGNALVERIKPAAKATDRPGTMAGLGGFGALFDLKAAGYSDPVLVAATDGVGTKLRIAIDTGIVDTVGIDLVAMCVNDLVCQGAEPLFFLDYFATGKLAVDEAAAVINGIASGCKAAGAALIGGETAEMPGMYDAGDFDLAGFAVGAMERGTALPANVAAGDVLLGLASNGVHSNGYSLVRKIVETTGLGWDAPCPFDDQAESLGAALLAPTRIYVAAALAAIRTGGVHGLAHITGGGLTENLPRVLPEGLGADINLEAWTLPPVFAWLNATAGLEQAELLKTFNCGIGMIAVVSPDEANTLRAVCEAAGEKVVTLGTVTDGEGIRYAGVLA
- a CDS encoding SulP family inorganic anion transporter, which codes for MDRLTTIADFAKRMALPSLTGDRLTPTQARIDVLSGLTVALALVPEAVAFAFVAGVQPMVGLYAAFIVGLITALIGGRPGMISGATGALAVVMVALVADHGVQYLFATVVLMGILQITAGVLRLGKFIRMVPHPVMLGFVNGLAIVIFLAQLEQFKVPDATGGTEWMDLPTLALMLGLVVLTMALIWLTPKLTRAIPAPLAAIGAVAVLVILLDIPVPRVGDLASLKGGLPEFAVPSVPFTWETFKIILPYSIILAAIGLIESLLTLNLVGEITNKRGGASQECVAQGVANTVTGFFGGMGGCAMIGQSMINVKSGGRTRLAGIAAALFLLSFILFASPLIEQIPLAALVGVMFMVVIGTFAWQSLRILRIIPRADAFVIVLVTAVTVYEDLAIAVVVGVIVSALVYSWNAASRIHARVRNSATSPGARVYELEGPLFFGSATRFQELFDIENDPELVIVDFMGSRVVDQSALQAIEAVAAKYAEAGKRLQLRHLTHDCHQLLSSAGQLIVDADDDPDYALAVDYDVRLGRLGSH
- a CDS encoding ATP-binding protein yields the protein MISLQLIVGLVFINRHFAGVTRQMTEGVVLELNHIIDQVRAEGGAPLADLAQDFGLEIALGDGPLPAENLHNWYDLSGRVLIRELSARLKAPVRIDLTQSEFLVRLVIDTGDVRLFVDLPRSRVSARNAHQLLVLMIFASILLILISMAFLRLQTRPIRRLAEVSSAFGKGQVLPITPSGAEEVRRAIFAFLAMRTRLERQMGQRTAMLSSISHDLRTPLTRLKLAAEFLEDDEDTAAMRRDLAEMEAMLDEFLAFAKGEAADDLRETDALALAEAVVEATRRGLPTTGMPEVTMQVFNPTSESAITTMRSGAIERAVQNLVNNAVRYGTRVRLTLRLLPKAVEFVVEDNGPGIAEADRARAVRPFTRLDEARNQNKGGGVGLGLSIATDAARSHGGALELGVSIELGGLRASLRLPR
- a CDS encoding MBL fold metallo-hydrolase, which encodes MQTPFDLTHAPPIGMAETLAPGLQVVTAPNASPMTFTGTRSYILGDDDVALIDPGPLDAAHETALLAALGGRRVGHILVTHAHVDHSPLAQRLSQRLDAPVLGFGPAHAGRSPLMAQLASAAELGGAEGIDAGFTPHQTLADGDIISGKGWALRAMHTPGHLSNHLCFAWDDARTLFSGDHVMGWASTLISPPDGDLAAFMHSLERLESMPGYRYYPGHGAPVADGLAIARHLAAHRRNRADQILTALAAHPATPAELVARIYTDIPPALHGAAARNVLAHLLDELAKGRITHSGALKSDAVFFIQSQHFSK